From Nostoc flagelliforme CCNUN1, a single genomic window includes:
- a CDS encoding ERF family protein translates to MQELIKALIKAKAEFNPIQKDGTNPHYKRKYATLDAVLDAVTPALGKHGLVIIQTTEIFGGKTVLQTHIFHESGESIASTYPLPEISDSQKLGAALTYARRYAVCAILSVTADEDDDAESPGTPKKAEQPHNNIRPRKDNQQSRVQPTKQAVTPPSINPKDLRVKEVRTLLNYPLDLVKEWLHSRNVTSPSELDSVQIDELVKTMCLAWAGNKFGHPNHAANSYHQHVIDAVLRGVSEIEAIQAWMEGALAQLPELN, encoded by the coding sequence ATGCAAGAACTAATCAAAGCTTTAATCAAGGCAAAGGCAGAGTTTAACCCCATCCAAAAAGACGGTACTAATCCTCACTACAAGCGCAAATATGCAACACTAGATGCTGTATTAGATGCTGTCACTCCTGCGCTTGGTAAACATGGATTAGTAATAATTCAAACCACCGAAATCTTTGGAGGTAAAACCGTGTTGCAGACTCATATTTTTCATGAATCTGGAGAGAGTATCGCTAGTACTTATCCTCTCCCTGAAATAAGTGATTCCCAGAAATTAGGTGCAGCTTTGACCTATGCCCGTCGATATGCGGTCTGTGCAATTCTATCGGTAACAGCAGATGAAGATGATGATGCTGAAAGCCCTGGCACTCCAAAAAAGGCTGAACAACCGCACAATAATATTAGACCCCGCAAAGACAATCAACAGTCTAGAGTTCAGCCAACAAAACAAGCTGTAACTCCACCATCAATCAACCCAAAAGATTTGCGAGTCAAAGAAGTTCGCACACTTTTAAATTATCCACTCGATTTAGTCAAAGAGTGGCTGCATTCTCGAAATGTTACGAGTCCGAGTGAGCTTGATTCTGTTCAGATTGATGAACTAGTAAAAACCATGTGTTTGGCTTGGGCTGGTAATAAGTTTGGACATCCGAATCATGCTGCTAACTCTTATCATCAACACGTAATCGATGCTGTATTACGAGGTGTTTCTGAGATAGAAGCAATTCAAGCATGGATGGAAGGAGCGCTTGCACAATTGCCAGAACTGAATTGA
- a CDS encoding ParA family protein, translating into MIAARRNLEKIDQALAARDKFLVTQDVLINPLRKLAGMYDYIFLDTAPNATTPTIAAYKSADWFILSATPDPFAIAGLNDALTDIQGAQRYGNPNLRLLGVILCCVDSRTILASSLTEYVEKLFSDGSKSLKFDTLISRSTVVPQSQKLGKTIFQTAPNHKVTKQYRKLSKEIEARIAEFEEPVTTSTIKSAVSTKRGKK; encoded by the coding sequence TTGATTGCAGCTCGTCGAAATCTAGAAAAGATAGATCAAGCACTCGCAGCTAGAGATAAGTTTTTGGTTACTCAAGATGTTTTGATTAATCCTTTACGTAAGCTTGCTGGAATGTATGATTACATCTTTCTTGATACAGCGCCTAATGCAACTACACCAACAATTGCAGCCTATAAGTCGGCTGACTGGTTTATTCTTTCAGCCACTCCTGACCCATTTGCGATCGCCGGACTTAATGATGCTTTAACTGATATTCAAGGCGCTCAACGTTACGGCAACCCGAATTTACGTTTGTTAGGAGTAATTCTTTGTTGTGTAGATAGCAGAACTATATTAGCTAGTTCTCTAACTGAATATGTCGAGAAACTTTTTTCTGATGGTAGTAAGTCTTTAAAATTTGATACACTCATCAGCCGTTCTACGGTTGTACCTCAGTCCCAAAAGTTAGGGAAGACAATTTTCCAAACTGCACCAAACCACAAAGTCACAAAGCAATATCGTAAGCTGTCTAAGGAAATAGAAGCTCGGATTGCTGAGTTTGAAGAACCAGTTACAACATCTACTATAAAATCTGCTGTTTCAACAAAGCGAGGCAAAAAGTAG
- a CDS encoding type II toxin-antitoxin system RelE/ParE family toxin, whose protein sequence is MKFLSSAEVTFAQLGKTPGMGKVTQLVVSTLGEIRQWRIKNFQDYLIFYRIQDTTIEILRVFHGARDLADVLNELDEEF, encoded by the coding sequence CTGAAATTCTTAAGTTCTGCCGAAGTGACGTTTGCTCAGTTGGGAAAAACTCCTGGGATGGGAAAGGTAACGCAGTTAGTGGTATCGACATTGGGTGAAATCCGACAATGGCGCATCAAGAATTTTCAGGATTATTTAATTTTCTATCGGATTCAGGATACTACGATTGAGATTCTTCGGGTATTTCATGGAGCAAGAGATTTAGCAGATGTACTTAACGAATTAGATGAAGAATTTTAA